The proteins below are encoded in one region of Effusibacillus dendaii:
- a CDS encoding TIGR02680 family protein, which translates to MTENRWVLNRAGVLNFWFYSDEVFELSEGRLIFRGANGSGKSVTMQSFLPLVLDGDKRPSRLDPFGSRDRKIEYYLLGETESGIQDRTGYLYLEFRQPESNRFLTVGIGLRARRGAAQVGFWGFAITDRRRIGKDLFLYDRDLFEKHGQKVPLDRAELEQLIGEGGKVVREQGEYCQMVNQLLFGFADLEAYKDLLELMIQLRSPKLSKDFKPSTIYGILNDALPPLSDEDLRPLAEVIEDMDEIGDRLDELRMHRTEAEKLVQAYDQYNGMRLFELSAKVLQDETERKQKATEVLEQEQIWNGLQEEEQQTLSLLDASKQELLQTETEIDHLNRSEAMEKQQELKTAQDRLAETQEEVRRTNERIDDLEQDRQKKEERAEKVKADLAKYLDEQRELRNEMDALAREIEFQDHDLYERQWANDGQPADEKMWAGWKRDVAGYRQELKDTYELCVYERELAAKASEAEQSMSAARESRDTAERLMHTKEEALRQAIVRQEDSLLAWHKGLQRLHVAEETFRTVLHRLQRYPELAYDEIVEPFKSAAEQALAEITAQRLTAEHQLNLQVQLMEQLRGELQAWRDHREPEPEHSEARSRSRKRRMESETQPGGPLYTLCEFRPHVDERTKAVLETVLHRSGLLDAWISPDAVEVLEQEEEVWIKPSPVWFGHTLADYLEPTPSAESGLTAQQVEEVLRTIQIGQGDGSGGQRDGSAAFITETGQFVLGPLTGQTVGKERPEWIGAEARKQARLAEIKRLEEQVQAVEQEIDKIRGQIRQLQEESEHIRQELAALPADEDLRAASRILHDAKADWEHAQKVETECSGKYKEAARKWRDQQRTVLEKTAKWSRLKKEKDFREALDTLQDYERQGLSLKATLAVLGRIRQEARRLEEELQAAADRIASEQEHLDVLSTRETQFSAAVQSLTKLVQELGVYDVFQRLQELQEHRSGLNKTIDRCNTELRRLDGELGAAKERLWQKRTELEQSEQLLQKSLTDWQYEWKLGLVEFEPEHPLRTAVTDTPEGVLKTAQAIRNLFRARYEPRRKEQMLNQLQETFVLAKNALLDYSLVQRYEETGERIFIESLRDRTQPWTPRMLLNELLRMEEEQRLLIEEKDRELYEQILIHSVGRAIKDKINRAEQWVREMNRFMENRKTSSGLVLSLEWTPRAARNEREMDTEKLVRLLRKNPNTLLPEETEQMVEHFRSRIRWAKEDAAEGEGLRKWMQELLDYRNWFAFTLYFRKGSQPWRELTDSRFNVMSGGEKAMAMYIPLFAATDSRYKDSRSDAPRIITLDEAFAGVDDENMRDMFQLLTDMRFDYMMTSQVLWGCYDTVPSLSIYEVYRPQDVDFVTLIPYYWNGVQRRMMEDGDWEAVKEVAAARFEG; encoded by the coding sequence ATGACTGAGAACAGATGGGTGCTGAATCGGGCGGGGGTTCTGAACTTTTGGTTCTACTCGGACGAAGTGTTTGAACTGTCGGAAGGAAGGCTGATTTTTCGGGGGGCGAACGGCTCGGGAAAATCGGTCACCATGCAAAGCTTTCTGCCGCTGGTTCTGGACGGGGACAAGCGTCCGTCAAGGCTGGACCCGTTCGGTTCGAGAGACCGGAAGATCGAATATTACCTGCTGGGAGAGACGGAAAGCGGGATTCAGGACCGTACGGGGTACTTGTATCTGGAGTTTCGGCAACCTGAATCAAACAGGTTCCTGACAGTAGGGATCGGTTTGCGCGCCAGACGAGGGGCCGCCCAAGTAGGATTCTGGGGGTTTGCGATCACCGACCGGCGAAGAATTGGCAAGGATCTGTTTTTGTATGATCGGGATTTGTTCGAAAAACATGGCCAGAAAGTACCTTTGGATCGGGCTGAATTGGAACAGTTGATCGGTGAGGGCGGAAAAGTGGTGCGCGAACAGGGCGAATATTGCCAGATGGTGAATCAATTGCTGTTTGGCTTTGCGGACCTGGAGGCGTACAAAGACCTGCTGGAGTTGATGATCCAACTTCGTTCGCCAAAGTTATCAAAAGATTTCAAACCTTCCACGATCTACGGCATTCTGAATGACGCTCTGCCCCCTCTAAGCGATGAGGACTTGCGCCCGCTTGCCGAAGTGATTGAAGATATGGACGAGATTGGGGATCGGTTGGACGAATTGCGGATGCACCGAACGGAAGCCGAGAAACTGGTTCAGGCTTATGACCAGTATAACGGGATGCGACTGTTTGAACTCTCGGCCAAGGTCTTGCAGGACGAGACGGAGCGGAAACAAAAAGCGACGGAAGTTCTTGAACAGGAGCAGATCTGGAACGGGTTACAGGAGGAAGAGCAGCAGACACTCTCTTTGCTGGATGCATCCAAGCAAGAACTGCTGCAAACGGAGACGGAAATTGATCATTTAAACCGCTCGGAAGCGATGGAAAAACAGCAGGAATTGAAGACCGCGCAGGATCGCCTTGCGGAGACGCAGGAGGAAGTCCGGAGAACAAACGAACGGATTGACGATTTGGAGCAGGACAGGCAAAAGAAGGAAGAACGGGCCGAAAAGGTTAAGGCTGACCTGGCCAAATACCTGGACGAACAGAGGGAATTGCGGAATGAAATGGATGCTCTCGCGCGGGAGATCGAATTTCAGGATCACGATTTATATGAACGGCAGTGGGCTAACGATGGACAACCGGCGGATGAAAAGATGTGGGCCGGCTGGAAACGGGATGTGGCCGGTTACAGGCAAGAGCTGAAAGACACCTACGAGCTGTGTGTTTATGAAAGGGAATTGGCCGCGAAGGCGAGTGAGGCCGAGCAAAGCATGAGTGCGGCACGCGAGAGCAGGGATACGGCCGAACGGTTGATGCACACAAAGGAGGAAGCACTGCGGCAGGCGATTGTCCGGCAAGAAGACTCGCTGCTTGCGTGGCATAAAGGGCTGCAGAGGCTGCATGTGGCGGAGGAGACGTTCCGAACCGTGCTGCACCGGCTGCAAAGGTACCCGGAACTGGCTTATGACGAGATAGTCGAGCCCTTCAAATCGGCAGCGGAGCAGGCTCTTGCGGAGATTACAGCCCAAAGGCTGACGGCGGAACACCAACTGAATCTGCAGGTACAACTGATGGAACAGCTGCGGGGTGAGCTGCAAGCCTGGCGTGATCATCGAGAACCGGAACCGGAACATTCCGAGGCTCGTTCACGTTCCCGCAAGCGCAGAATGGAGTCAGAAACACAACCGGGAGGTCCATTGTACACTCTCTGCGAATTTCGTCCGCATGTGGACGAGCGGACAAAAGCGGTACTGGAAACCGTATTGCATCGTTCCGGACTGTTGGACGCCTGGATTTCACCCGATGCTGTGGAAGTTCTGGAACAGGAAGAAGAGGTTTGGATCAAGCCATCACCTGTCTGGTTCGGGCATACGCTGGCCGATTACCTGGAGCCTACCCCCTCTGCCGAAAGCGGTTTGACCGCACAACAGGTGGAAGAAGTATTGCGAACCATTCAAATTGGACAGGGCGATGGGAGCGGCGGGCAGAGAGACGGGAGCGCCGCCTTTATCACCGAAACAGGCCAGTTTGTGCTGGGGCCGTTGACCGGGCAAACGGTCGGCAAGGAACGGCCGGAGTGGATCGGGGCGGAAGCCCGCAAACAGGCAAGACTTGCCGAAATCAAGAGATTGGAAGAACAGGTTCAGGCTGTCGAACAGGAAATCGATAAGATCCGCGGACAAATCCGGCAACTTCAGGAAGAGTCGGAACACATACGGCAGGAACTGGCAGCACTGCCTGCAGACGAGGATCTTCGGGCTGCAAGCCGGATTTTGCATGATGCAAAGGCTGATTGGGAACATGCCCAGAAAGTGGAGACGGAATGCAGCGGGAAATACAAGGAAGCGGCCCGGAAATGGCGGGATCAGCAGCGGACCGTCCTGGAGAAAACTGCGAAGTGGTCACGTCTCAAAAAAGAAAAAGATTTCCGGGAAGCCCTGGATACCCTGCAGGACTATGAACGTCAGGGACTGAGCCTGAAAGCGACGCTGGCGGTTCTCGGGAGAATTCGCCAGGAGGCCCGTCGGTTGGAAGAGGAGCTTCAGGCGGCAGCGGATCGCATCGCTTCCGAACAGGAGCATCTGGATGTGCTTTCGACTCGGGAAACACAGTTTTCGGCAGCGGTTCAATCCCTGACCAAACTGGTTCAGGAGTTGGGTGTGTATGACGTATTCCAACGATTGCAAGAGCTTCAGGAGCATCGATCCGGACTCAATAAGACCATTGACCGGTGCAACACGGAATTGCGCCGGCTGGACGGGGAACTCGGAGCTGCGAAAGAACGGCTGTGGCAAAAACGGACGGAACTGGAACAAAGTGAACAACTCTTGCAAAAGTCCCTTACTGATTGGCAGTACGAATGGAAACTGGGACTCGTTGAATTCGAACCGGAACATCCATTGAGAACAGCCGTGACGGATACGCCGGAAGGGGTTCTGAAGACGGCGCAAGCCATCCGTAACCTTTTCCGTGCACGTTATGAACCCCGAAGAAAAGAGCAGATGCTCAACCAATTGCAGGAAACGTTCGTTTTGGCGAAAAACGCGCTGCTTGATTACTCGTTGGTGCAGCGTTATGAGGAAACCGGGGAGCGGATTTTTATCGAATCGTTGCGGGACCGTACCCAACCTTGGACTCCTCGCATGTTGCTGAATGAGCTGCTGCGAATGGAAGAGGAACAGCGTCTGCTGATCGAAGAGAAGGACCGGGAGTTGTACGAGCAAATCCTGATTCACAGTGTCGGACGGGCGATCAAGGACAAGATCAATCGGGCCGAGCAGTGGGTCAGGGAAATGAACCGCTTTATGGAAAACCGGAAAACCTCCAGCGGATTGGTTCTGTCGCTGGAGTGGACACCAAGGGCCGCCCGCAACGAAAGGGAAATGGATACGGAAAAATTGGTTCGTCTGCTGCGGAAAAATCCAAATACACTGCTTCCGGAAGAAACCGAACAGATGGTGGAGCATTTCCGTTCGAGAATCCGATGGGCCAAGGAAGATGCGGCAGAGGGAGAAGGTTTGCGCAAGTGGATGCAAGAATTGCTCGATTACCGGAACTGGTTTGCGTTCACCTTGTATTTCCGCAAGGGGAGCCAACCATGGCGGGAGTTGACCGATTCGCGCTTTAATGTGATGAGCGGCGGCGAGAAGGCAATGGCGATGTACATACCGCTGTTTGCCGCTACCGACTCCCGGTACAAGGATTCCCGTTCCGACGCCCCCCGTATCATCACGCTAGATGAAGCGTTCGCAGGAGTTGACGATGAGAACATGCGGGACATGTTCCAACTGCTTACCGATATGAGATTTGATTACATGATGACGAGTCAGGTGCTATGGGGCTGCTACGACACGGTTCCGTCGCTTTCCATCTATGAAGTCTACCGCCCGCAGGATGTGGATTTCGTCACTCTGATTCCTTATTATTGGAACGGTGTTCAGAGACGCATGATGGAAGATGGGGACTGGGAGGCCGTGAAGGAAGTGGCTGCCGCCAGATTTGAAGGGTGA
- a CDS encoding TIGR02678 family protein, translated as MRRIRKFPGGTQERLRAELQQAAQALLNRPWITKRKDPEMFVLVKSHYEKLRDWFHDHAGFSLIVTRSFAKLEKIPGSWQPWMRIETFHGPRDYALFAYGLWYLEGRGEAEQFLLSEMVDAIRDHLLSLDVNLDWTLYEHRLSMARALKKLRELEVLVAVEGEESDWAREGGNHNVLYEASPMARYVLRRFPKDLTAYESMEELIAPADQLLPAAADPATGSDVQARRQKIFRRLIQEPVVYDWQWPDEERRYVQTQRSWLIEQMRNMLNLEGRRFREGLLFTWTDVTGEMELFPTLAGESDLLMLLAGEIRRILHKNPGIFEKDEQGNLLLTRAEFEGILSRLKEYHGDYWSKGHREKTSSLLADELIAHLREWNLGMQEGVHTVKLYPAFMRWNGTYGWKEQAE; from the coding sequence GTGAGACGAATCCGAAAGTTTCCAGGCGGTACGCAAGAACGGCTGAGAGCGGAGTTGCAGCAGGCTGCCCAGGCGCTTTTAAACCGGCCGTGGATTACGAAGCGGAAAGATCCGGAGATGTTTGTATTAGTCAAGAGTCATTATGAGAAATTGCGGGATTGGTTTCACGACCATGCCGGTTTTTCCCTGATCGTCACGCGCAGCTTTGCCAAGTTGGAGAAAATCCCCGGTTCCTGGCAACCGTGGATGCGAATCGAAACATTTCACGGCCCCAGGGATTACGCTCTGTTTGCATATGGACTATGGTACCTGGAAGGGCGGGGAGAAGCGGAACAATTTTTGCTGTCCGAAATGGTGGACGCCATCCGCGATCACTTGCTGTCTTTGGATGTGAATCTGGACTGGACTCTTTACGAACATCGACTGTCCATGGCCCGGGCGTTAAAGAAACTGAGGGAGTTGGAAGTGCTCGTTGCGGTAGAAGGGGAGGAATCGGATTGGGCCCGGGAGGGGGGAAATCATAATGTGTTGTACGAAGCATCCCCGATGGCCCGGTATGTGCTGCGTCGGTTTCCGAAAGATCTGACGGCATACGAATCCATGGAGGAATTGATTGCTCCGGCTGATCAACTTCTCCCGGCGGCCGCTGATCCGGCAACCGGTTCAGATGTGCAGGCCAGAAGGCAGAAAATTTTTCGCCGGTTGATTCAGGAACCCGTTGTATATGACTGGCAGTGGCCGGACGAAGAGCGGAGGTATGTCCAGACCCAAAGATCCTGGTTGATCGAGCAGATGCGGAACATGTTGAACCTTGAGGGGCGGCGGTTCCGGGAAGGATTGTTGTTCACCTGGACGGATGTGACCGGGGAAATGGAACTGTTCCCGACTCTGGCAGGGGAGTCGGATCTGTTGATGCTGCTGGCGGGTGAGATTCGCCGGATTTTGCACAAAAACCCCGGTATCTTTGAGAAAGACGAACAGGGCAATTTGCTGTTGACAAGAGCCGAGTTTGAGGGGATTCTGAGCCGGTTGAAAGAGTACCACGGGGATTACTGGAGCAAGGGACACCGTGAGAAGACGAGCAGTTTGCTCGCGGATGAACTGATCGCCCACTTGCGGGAGTGGAATTTGGGCATGCAAGAGGGAGTCCATACCGTCAAGCTTTATCCGGCGTTCATGCGCTGGAACGGAACATACGGCTGGAAGGAGCAGGCTGAATAA
- a CDS encoding TIGR02677 family protein codes for MNRRQTRELWTKPVPETKYLNAENVARYRLILRFFYENHSKLKYWLKAEEVYAGVMSWGLLDDYSLEQCQRDLEALTEWKNLTSRHDGGRATTIEEYLRKRFRYQMTPYTIEIERMLENLENIQGYGGSLEPTLLERLLDYIRRVRETPEWTEGEALQLWRDLQNSFRQLHENASDYLASLQTGRAEELMLTEQFLVFKDTLTHYLRNFVIGLQRYGGQLEAILQETGPEVWQAFLHAVVVDEARMPSLEESITNEERMDRRREEWSIFVQWFTGNGHEPSDVVFLERATKDSIAKMLKYALAIQEKYRWGISRKRELDYLGQWFLSLEDAEDAHRLGAYTFGLYRTRHFQGEGERTSDSADLSMWDEMPIIRELKSRSRIQRKAGETEAVRDRKEQQRIARQAFLAGKAFEDEILRKWVGMGEFSMSELDRLTLLERKFLLLWIGRCMASRSRKIRTPDGLEIRLLEPENGQRAKLVFEDGVLDLPDFRMFLKEVAAQ; via the coding sequence GTGAACCGACGACAAACAAGGGAATTGTGGACGAAGCCGGTACCGGAGACCAAATATCTGAACGCGGAAAATGTGGCCCGTTACCGGTTGATTCTACGGTTTTTCTATGAAAATCACAGCAAGTTGAAATATTGGCTAAAAGCTGAAGAAGTCTACGCCGGCGTGATGAGTTGGGGATTGCTGGACGATTACTCTCTGGAACAGTGCCAAAGGGACCTGGAAGCACTGACCGAATGGAAAAATCTGACCAGCCGTCATGACGGTGGCAGGGCAACCACCATCGAAGAGTATCTTCGCAAGCGATTCCGATATCAAATGACACCTTACACCATCGAGATTGAGCGGATGCTGGAGAATCTCGAAAACATCCAGGGCTATGGAGGCTCGCTGGAGCCCACTCTTCTGGAACGGTTGCTGGATTATATCAGGCGGGTGCGGGAGACACCGGAATGGACAGAAGGAGAAGCCTTGCAACTGTGGCGGGATTTGCAAAACTCGTTTCGACAGCTGCATGAGAATGCTTCTGATTATTTGGCGAGCCTGCAGACCGGGAGAGCGGAAGAGCTGATGCTTACGGAACAGTTTCTGGTCTTTAAAGACACGTTGACTCACTATCTTCGCAATTTTGTCATTGGGCTACAACGCTACGGGGGACAGTTGGAGGCGATCTTGCAGGAGACGGGCCCCGAAGTCTGGCAGGCTTTTCTTCATGCGGTCGTGGTCGATGAAGCAAGGATGCCTTCGTTGGAAGAGTCCATCACGAACGAGGAACGGATGGATCGCCGACGGGAGGAGTGGTCTATTTTCGTCCAGTGGTTTACGGGAAACGGGCATGAGCCAAGCGACGTGGTTTTTCTGGAACGGGCCACGAAGGACAGCATTGCCAAAATGCTCAAGTATGCATTGGCGATTCAGGAGAAATACAGGTGGGGGATCAGCCGCAAACGGGAACTGGATTACCTGGGGCAGTGGTTTTTGAGTTTGGAAGACGCGGAAGATGCCCACCGTCTAGGCGCTTACACGTTTGGTCTCTATCGAACGCGGCATTTCCAGGGAGAAGGGGAGCGAACCTCCGATTCGGCTGATCTGTCAATGTGGGACGAGATGCCGATCATTCGAGAGTTAAAATCACGCAGCCGGATCCAAAGAAAAGCGGGCGAGACCGAAGCGGTCCGCGATCGGAAAGAGCAGCAGCGAATAGCCAGGCAGGCGTTTCTTGCGGGAAAAGCGTTTGAGGACGAGATTCTGCGAAAATGGGTCGGGATGGGCGAATTTTCCATGAGTGAGCTGGATCGTTTGACCCTGCTGGAACGCAAGTTCCTGTTACTGTGGATCGGCCGGTGCATGGCAAGCCGTTCGCGAAAGATCCGGACACCCGACGGATTGGAAATTCGCCTGCTGGAACCCGAAAACGGTCAACGGGCAAAATTGGTCTTCGAAGACGGAGTGTTGGATTTGCCTGACTTCCGAATGTTTTTAAAAGAGGTGGCCGCACAGTGA
- a CDS encoding transposase — MDRGYDTDKILALLEEKQANSVIPSRQLRTVQRHTDWWLFKERHLVECLFNKLKHNSRLATRYDKLSRTFVAFLKLASAMIWLA; from the coding sequence GTGGATCGTGGATATGACACCGATAAAATCCTTGCGCTGCTGGAAGAGAAGCAGGCGAATTCCGTCATTCCCAGCCGTCAACTCCGTACGGTGCAACGCCATACCGATTGGTGGTTATTTAAGGAGCGTCACCTGGTCGAATGCTTATTCAACAAGCTCAAACATAATAGCCGTCTCGCAACTCGATACGATAAATTATCGCGGACCTTTGTTGCCTTTTTAAAGCTGGCCTCGGCTATGATTTGGTTGGCCTAA
- a CDS encoding very short patch repair endonuclease — protein sequence MIPLPYDIFDPQKRSEIMSHIRSKNTRGKIIVRKYLHRLGFRFRLHDSKLPGKPDIVLPKYKYVVFVHGCFWHAHQDCKYYRDPKTNPGYWIPKIQRNVERDEKAVFNLMTMGWRVEIVWECEIKKDAEGRLNDLVSSIRSL from the coding sequence GTGATACCATTGCCATATGATATATTTGATCCACAAAAGCGAAGTGAGATTATGTCTCATATTCGTTCAAAAAACACCAGGGGAAAAATCATTGTACGCAAGTATTTGCATCGATTAGGCTTTCGTTTTCGCCTGCATGATTCTAAATTGCCTGGGAAACCAGATATTGTACTGCCTAAATATAAATATGTGGTCTTTGTGCATGGCTGTTTTTGGCATGCACACCAAGACTGCAAGTACTACCGCGATCCCAAAACCAATCCCGGATATTGGATTCCCAAGATACAACGCAATGTAGAAAGAGACGAGAAGGCTGTTTTTAATCTCATGACGATGGGTTGGAGAGTTGAGATTGTTTGGGAATGTGAAATAAAAAAAGATGCAGAGGGCCGGTTGAATGATTTGGTCAGTTCAATTCGTTCTCTTTAG
- a CDS encoding DNA cytosine methyltransferase, which translates to MTKLNTVDLFAGAGGLSLGFMRTGRFDIKVAVEYDKHAAKTYAENHEGVEVLQKDVSTISFKQEIENKYGKIDVVIGGPPCQGFSNANRQKSSLISGNNQLVQQYVRAIEELDPIAFVLENVKTLESSKHFFFVGSENAEEVKALGIPTKKEKIALCSGDEASTLVAGVIEHNDPIDRFRMAKQGYALLCTLLRFSRTQKRAIKYAEEQKEKLHMLLENWDSFHHDFWDQTWETFYRETKGIIHRFTNGEQNFSDYFNRMKILVEIEQALERIHELKENLIDFEVLLYGNRVFASVDTFTVKDYLDYKFETMGYITKKAILNAADFGVPQTRERFIMIGIKDERIGESEVKLPSPIIEKKDYFTVRDAIEDLEKLETSIHTSAPPISACFPGGSRLAALLYNRDSIANHVVTNTGDEALKRFKALGQGDNFHKLDNSLKSSYSLPERTQNTIYLRLRYDQPSGTVLNVRKSMWVHPTLDRALSIREAARLQSFPNSFVFHGSKNSQYQQVGNAVPPLLGQAVAECLLEQLGLRSESSLSSDLGINENVSDDVLFVKMGDTIAI; encoded by the coding sequence ATGACGAAGCTTAATACGGTTGATTTATTTGCTGGTGCTGGCGGACTGAGTCTCGGATTTATGAGGACAGGCCGGTTTGATATTAAAGTTGCAGTAGAATACGACAAGCACGCGGCAAAGACATATGCTGAAAATCATGAAGGAGTAGAAGTGCTTCAAAAGGACGTCTCAACAATTTCCTTTAAGCAAGAAATTGAAAATAAGTACGGAAAAATAGACGTAGTGATTGGTGGGCCGCCATGTCAAGGCTTTTCAAACGCAAATAGACAGAAATCAAGTTTGATCAGCGGCAACAATCAATTGGTTCAGCAATATGTTCGTGCTATCGAGGAACTGGATCCAATCGCATTTGTTCTTGAAAATGTAAAAACTTTGGAATCCAGCAAACACTTTTTCTTTGTTGGCAGCGAAAATGCCGAAGAGGTTAAAGCATTGGGGATACCTACTAAAAAAGAAAAAATAGCTTTATGCTCAGGTGATGAAGCGTCGACACTGGTTGCAGGTGTTATTGAACATAACGATCCAATAGATAGGTTTCGAATGGCTAAGCAAGGATATGCTTTGCTCTGTACCCTGCTAAGGTTTTCTCGCACCCAAAAACGAGCAATAAAGTATGCTGAAGAGCAGAAAGAAAAATTGCATATGCTCTTGGAGAATTGGGATAGTTTCCATCATGATTTTTGGGATCAAACATGGGAAACTTTTTATAGAGAAACTAAAGGAATAATCCACAGATTCACTAATGGAGAGCAGAATTTCTCAGATTACTTTAATAGGATGAAAATACTGGTTGAAATTGAACAAGCGCTTGAACGTATACATGAATTGAAAGAAAACCTCATTGATTTTGAGGTTCTATTATATGGAAACCGTGTATTTGCATCTGTAGATACTTTTACCGTTAAGGATTATCTGGACTATAAATTTGAAACGATGGGGTATATAACAAAAAAAGCAATATTGAACGCTGCCGATTTTGGAGTTCCTCAAACGAGGGAACGTTTTATCATGATCGGCATCAAGGATGAGAGAATAGGAGAGAGTGAAGTCAAGTTGCCATCTCCTATAATTGAGAAAAAAGATTATTTCACTGTAAGAGATGCAATTGAAGATTTGGAAAAGCTGGAAACATCAATTCACACAAGCGCTCCTCCAATATCCGCTTGCTTTCCAGGAGGGTCCAGGTTAGCGGCTCTGCTTTATAACAGAGACTCAATTGCTAATCATGTAGTTACAAATACTGGGGATGAAGCGTTGAAAAGGTTTAAGGCCTTGGGACAAGGGGACAATTTTCATAAACTTGATAATTCATTGAAGTCTTCTTACTCACTTCCTGAAAGGACGCAAAACACGATTTATCTTCGTTTGCGATATGATCAGCCGTCTGGAACTGTATTGAATGTGCGCAAATCAATGTGGGTTCATCCAACGCTGGACAGGGCGTTAAGTATAAGAGAAGCAGCCAGATTGCAGTCTTTTCCTAACAGTTTTGTATTCCATGGATCAAAAAACTCTCAGTATCAGCAGGTAGGCAATGCAGTGCCTCCATTATTGGGACAAGCCGTTGCTGAATGTCTGTTGGAGCAGCTAGGTCTTAGATCGGAAAGTTCATTGTCTAGTGATCTTGGAATTAATGAGAATGTTTCTGATGATGTGCTTTTTGTAAAAATGGGTGATACCATTGCCATATGA
- a CDS encoding AIPR family protein — MILDDFHAMISEDAREEHENGRYRTREEAIEGILCGYLEEEQVITDLQLSPYQKTNSGRQAMKVSAHAFDEKNATLSLLVVKWERNNKLVKMSRNDANRMFKMVRRFYRNAKIGMYKEMEETDTAYTLAQMIYERQAFISTVRIYLVSNAIIDIEPPPDGEEEDTLFSYDVWDIDRIFRLVGQAGSTAETVIHLRDQYDSSICMMKMQAEHQKYDCYVGMMPGAVLARIYDEYGQQLIERNVRSFLQAKNAINKGIRDTVRDEPEMFMAYNNGISTVATWIEADELNHGVVSVHSLHGWQIVNGGQTTASLANAYKNNLDLSQVFVPIKLTILKSNQNKDRIIAYISKYANSQNKITMSDFSANNPWQVEMEKLSRRTWVPSRQRVRWFYERARGQYLVELNRQSTTARKKIFRSENPKSHVITKTLAAKCMMCTMQKPHVVSKGSETNFVKFMELVDAGKVPFPNEKYYKHMVANVILFDKCDRIVKNLQLGDYKANVVAYTIALAYRLNETEIDLDKIWAKQDIDEKLELLLQDLARKVWEHITHPIVEGTNITQWCKREECWNLLLKRQGIIVASIEEDEDDEA; from the coding sequence ATGATCCTGGATGATTTTCATGCGATGATTTCCGAAGATGCAAGAGAAGAACATGAAAATGGCCGCTATCGTACTCGAGAAGAGGCTATAGAGGGCATACTGTGCGGATATTTGGAAGAGGAACAGGTCATAACTGATCTCCAACTGAGTCCTTACCAAAAAACAAATTCTGGCCGACAAGCAATGAAAGTAAGCGCTCATGCATTTGATGAAAAAAATGCAACCCTTAGTTTGCTTGTAGTAAAATGGGAACGAAATAATAAGCTAGTGAAGATGAGCAGGAATGATGCGAATCGCATGTTTAAAATGGTGCGTCGTTTCTATAGAAATGCTAAAATAGGCATGTACAAAGAAATGGAGGAGACCGACACTGCATATACCTTAGCGCAAATGATATATGAAAGGCAGGCCTTTATTTCAACGGTCCGCATCTATCTTGTCTCAAATGCTATTATTGACATCGAACCTCCGCCGGATGGGGAAGAGGAAGACACCTTATTTTCATATGACGTATGGGACATAGACAGAATCTTTAGGCTTGTTGGTCAAGCGGGCAGTACTGCGGAAACTGTCATTCATTTGCGGGATCAATATGATTCTAGCATTTGCATGATGAAAATGCAGGCAGAGCATCAAAAATATGATTGTTATGTGGGTATGATGCCTGGGGCCGTATTGGCAAGAATTTATGACGAATACGGACAACAATTGATTGAGCGCAATGTCCGCTCGTTTCTTCAAGCAAAAAATGCAATCAATAAAGGTATTCGAGATACAGTGCGGGATGAGCCTGAAATGTTCATGGCTTACAACAATGGAATTTCAACGGTAGCTACATGGATAGAAGCTGATGAATTGAATCATGGTGTTGTTTCAGTTCATAGTTTGCACGGTTGGCAGATTGTTAATGGTGGGCAAACCACAGCATCTCTTGCCAATGCATACAAGAATAATCTGGATTTAAGTCAAGTATTTGTACCTATAAAATTGACAATTTTAAAATCCAATCAAAACAAAGATCGGATTATTGCGTATATATCCAAATATGCAAATAGCCAGAACAAGATCACGATGTCAGATTTCAGCGCAAACAATCCTTGGCAGGTTGAAATGGAAAAGCTTTCACGAAGAACATGGGTTCCATCTCGGCAACGTGTTCGTTGGTTCTATGAACGCGCCCGCGGTCAATATCTAGTTGAACTCAATAGACAAAGCACCACGGCTCGAAAAAAGATTTTCCGTAGTGAGAATCCTAAGAGTCACGTTATTACTAAAACACTAGCGGCAAAATGCATGATGTGTACGATGCAAAAGCCACATGTGGTCAGCAAAGGGTCAGAAACCAATTTTGTAAAGTTTATGGAGTTGGTTGACGCTGGAAAAGTCCCATTTCCTAACGAGAAGTATTACAAGCATATGGTGGCAAATGTTATTCTTTTTGATAAATGCGATAGGATCGTAAAAAACTTGCAGTTGGGAGATTATAAAGCCAACGTAGTAGCTTATACAATTGCTTTAGCGTATCGTCTTAATGAAACTGAGATTGATCTCGACAAAATATGGGCGAAGCAAGATATTGATGAGAAACTTGAGTTGTTGCTGCAAGATCTGGCTCGAAAAGTATGGGAGCATATTACGCATCCCATAGTGGAAGGCACTAATATTACCCAATGGTGCAAGCGTGAAGAGTGCTGGAACCTCCTGCTCAAGCGTCAAGGAATTATAGTTGCTTCGATTGAGGAGGACGAGGATGACGAAGCTTAA